A genome region from Bombus pyrosoma isolate SC7728 linkage group LG14, ASM1482585v1, whole genome shotgun sequence includes the following:
- the LOC122575316 gene encoding 40S ribosomal protein S18 isoform X1 — protein sequence MFQSLVIPEKFQHILRVMGTNIDGNRKVMFAMTAIKGVGRRYANIVLKKADIDLDKRAGECSEEEVEKIVTIMANPRQYKIPDWFLNRQKDIVDGKYSQLTSSYLDSKLREDLERMKKIRAHRGLRHYWGLRVRGQHTKTTGRRGRTVGVSKKK from the exons atgtttcagtCGCTTGTAATTCCAGAGAAGTTCCAACACATTCTTCGTGTCATGGGCACGAATATTGATGGTAATAGAAAAGTTATGTTTGCTATGACAGCAATTAAAGGTGTTGGTCGTCGTTACGCCAACATCGTTTTGAAGAAGGCAGATATCGATCTAGATAAGCGTGCTGGAGAATGCTCAGAGGAAGAA gttgaaaaaattgtaacaattatGGCTAATCCTAGGCAGTACAAAATCCCAGATTGGTTCTTGAATAGACAAAAAGATATTGTTGATGGCAAATATTCACAG cttACCAGTTCATATCTGGATTCAAAACTTCGTGAGGACTTGGAACGAATGAAGAAGATTCGTGCTCACCGAGGTTTACGTCATTACTGGGGCTTGCGTGTACGTGGTCAGCACACAAAGACTACGGGTCGTCGCGGTCGTACAGTGGGTGTATCaaaaaagaagtaa
- the LOC122575316 gene encoding 40S ribosomal protein S18 isoform X2, giving the protein MSLVIPEKFQHILRVMGTNIDGNRKVMFAMTAIKGVGRRYANIVLKKADIDLDKRAGECSEEEVEKIVTIMANPRQYKIPDWFLNRQKDIVDGKYSQLTSSYLDSKLREDLERMKKIRAHRGLRHYWGLRVRGQHTKTTGRRGRTVGVSKKK; this is encoded by the exons ATG tCGCTTGTAATTCCAGAGAAGTTCCAACACATTCTTCGTGTCATGGGCACGAATATTGATGGTAATAGAAAAGTTATGTTTGCTATGACAGCAATTAAAGGTGTTGGTCGTCGTTACGCCAACATCGTTTTGAAGAAGGCAGATATCGATCTAGATAAGCGTGCTGGAGAATGCTCAGAGGAAGAA gttgaaaaaattgtaacaattatGGCTAATCCTAGGCAGTACAAAATCCCAGATTGGTTCTTGAATAGACAAAAAGATATTGTTGATGGCAAATATTCACAG cttACCAGTTCATATCTGGATTCAAAACTTCGTGAGGACTTGGAACGAATGAAGAAGATTCGTGCTCACCGAGGTTTACGTCATTACTGGGGCTTGCGTGTACGTGGTCAGCACACAAAGACTACGGGTCGTCGCGGTCGTACAGTGGGTGTATCaaaaaagaagtaa